CGGTTTGCTGGTGGGCGTGGTGCAAAGCCTGATGACCACACTCTGGCCCCAGGGCGCGAGCCTGATGATCTACGGCGCGATGGCCGTGGTGATTCTGGTCCGCCCCTACGGCCTGTTCGGGAGAGCCTGACATGAGCGAGAAAAACCCCCTGCCGTTTGCCAAGACCCAATCGCGCGCGATGTTGCTGTGGGTAGTGGCGGTGCTGATCGGCCTGCCGTTGATATTGCCGTCGGCCACCCTGGCCACCGAAATCCTGATCTTTGCCCTGGCCGCGCTGGCCTGCAACCTGCTGCTGGGCTACACCGGGCTGTTGTCGTTCGGCCAAGGCATCTTCTTTGGTGCCGGTGCGTATTGCGCGGCGCTGCTGATGATCCACCTGCAACTGGGCCTGTTCAGCGCGCTGCTCGGCGCGGCCCTGACCGGTGGCTTGCTGGCCTTGCTGGTGGGCGCCCTGGCCATCCGGCGCACCGGTATCTACTTCGTGATGCTCACCTTGGCGTTCAGCCAGATGGCCTACTTCGTCGCCTACACCCTGAGCGACTGGACCGGCGGCGACAACGGCCTGCTCAGCGTGCCGCGCCCGGAGATCCGCATCGGTGACACCGTACTGCTGTCGCTGGCCGACGCCCGCGCCTTCTACGGCTTTGTCGCGGTGCTGTTCCTGCTGATCTTTATCGGCGCGCGCCGGGTGATCGCCTCGCCGTTCGGCAGCACCCTGATGGCGATCCGCGAAAACGAAACCCGCGCTTCGGCCATCGGCTACGACACGCGTCACTTCAAGATCCTGGCGTTTGTGTTGTCCGGCGCGGTCACCGGCATTGCCGGGGCGCTGTACGCCATGCTGCTGCACTTTGTGCCGCTGTCGAACATCGACCTGGCGATGTCCGAGAACATCCTGATCATGACCATCGTCGGTGGCACCGGCTCGTTGTTCGGCTCGTTGCTGGGCGCCGGTTCCATCGTGCTGCTGGGGGATTTCCTGTCGGACCTGTGGCCGCGCTGGCTGATGCTGCTGGGGGTGATTCTGATCCTGGTGGTGATCTTTATGCGAGGCGGCTTGTGGGGCGGCCTGTCGACACTGTTCGAACGTGTGCGCGGCAGCCGCAAGGCGGATGTCGTGACCAAGGAGAAGCTGCTATGAGCACCCTGCTGGAAACCAAGAACCTGGAACTGGCCTACGGCGCGTTCCATGCGGTCAACGGCGTCAACCTCAAGGTCGAAGCCGGCACCATCCACACCATCATCGGCCCCAACGGCGCGGGCAAGACCAGCCTGTTCCATTGCCTCACCGGTGAGCGCCAGGCCACCGCCGGCGCGATCCACTTCGACGGCAAAAACCTGATGCGCAAACCCGCCCACGGCCGCGTGGGCCTGGGCATGGCGCGCTCGTTCCAGCTCACCAGCCTGTTCCAGAACCTCAGCGTGCGTGAAAACCTGCGCCTGGCCGCGCAGGGCCGTGACGGCGCGCGCGCCCTGAATTTCTGGCGCCGCGTGGACAGCAAGCGCGAGCACCTGGAGATGGCCGACCAGGTGCTGGAACGCCTGCAACTCACCGCCCGCGCCGAGACCCTGGCCGGCGAGTTGTCCCACGGCCAGCAGCGCGTGCTGGAAGTGGGCATGTCGATCTGTTCCAGGCCCAAACTGCTGATGCTCGACGAGCCCACCTCGGGCATGGGCATCGATGACATTCCGATCATGACCCAACTGATCAGCGACCTGGGCCGCGACCACACGGTGCTGCTGATCGAACACAACATGAGCATCGTCATGTCCATCAGCCAACGCATCACCGTGATGAGCCACGGGCAGATTCTGGTGGAAGGCACGCCGGAGTTCGTGCGTGCCGATGAACGTGTGCGCACGGCTTACCTTGGGGAGGCGGCGTGATGCTGATCGTCGAAAACATTCATTCCTACTACGACAAAAGCCATGTGCTCGAAGGCGTGTCATTGACCGTCAATCCCGGTGAACTGGTGACGCTGCTGGGCCGTAACGGCGCCGGCAAGACCACCACCTTGCGCAGCATCCTGGGCATCATCTGCCCGCGCCAGGGCCAGATCCACTTCAACGGGCAGGCGCTGGTGGGGCAGAAGATTTTTGAAATCGCGCGCCAGGGCCTGGCGCTGGTCCCGGAAAACCGCGGGATTTTCCGCCTGCTCAGCGTCGAGGAAAACCTGCGCATCGCCGTGCGCAAGAGCAGCCGCTGGCAGCTGGAAGACGTGTACGCCATGTTCCCGCGCCTCAAGGAGCGCCGCAGGAACGCCGGGCACGCGCTCTCCGGCGGCGAGCAACAGATGCTCGCCATCGCCCGCGCCCTGCTCAACGATCCCAAGCTGCTGATCCTCGATGAGCCCACCGAAGGCCTGGCGCCGGTGATCGTCGACGAGTTGGTGAAGATCCTGCGCAAGGTCAAGGACGACGGCCTGCCCGTGCTGCTGGTGGAACAGAACCTGATGGTCTGCGACAAGCTCGCCGACCGTCATTACGTACTCGAACAGGGCCGCGTGGTGTACGAAGGCAGCGCTGCGGATTTCCGCGCCGACCCGAGCATCAAGAACCGCTACCTGGCCCTGAGTGCCTGACCGGAGAATACCCATGAACAGCTTTGCGCAACCGCTAAAGAGCAACGCCCCGCTGATCGACCGCGACCGCCTGTGGCAATCCCTGATGGACCTGGCCAAGCTCGGCGCCACGGCCAAAGGCGGCGTGTGCCGCCTGGCCCTGACCGACCTCGACCGCCAGGCCCGTGACCTGTTCGTGCAGTGGTGCGAGGCCGCCGGCTGCAGTGTGACGGTGGACGCCATCGGCAATATCTTTGCCCGCCGCGCCGGGCGCAACAGCGCCCTGCCCCCGGTGATGACCGGCAGCCATATCGACACCCAGCCCACCGGTGGCAAGTTCGATGGCTGCTACGGGGTGATGGCCGGCCTGGAAGTGATCCGCACCCTGAATGACCTGAACATCCAAACCGAGGCGCCGATTGAAGTGGTGGTGTGGACCAACGAAGAAGGTTCGCGTTTTCCGCCGTGCATGATGGGTTCCGGGGTATTCGCCGGTAAGTTCGACCTGCAGGACACCCTCGATAAACAGGACGAGCACGGCCTGTCGGTGGGCGCGGAATTGCAGCGCATCGGTTATGCCGGTTCCCGCGCTGTGTCGGGCCACTTGGTAGGCGCGTATTTCGAAGCGCATATCGAACAGGGCCCGGTGCTGGAAGACCAGGCCATCACCATCGGCGTGGTGATGGGTTGCCTGGGCCAGAAATGGTTCGACCTGACCCTCACCGGCGTCGAAGCCCACGCAGGCCCGACGCCGATGCACCTGCGCAAGGACGCCCTGGTGGGCGCCGCCGAGGTGGTCAGCGCGGTCAACCGCATCGCCCATCAGCAGCAACCGCACGCCTGCGGCACCGTCGGTTGCCTGAGCCTGCACCCCGGCTCGCGCAATGTGATTCCAGGCCAGGTGCACATGACGATCGACCTGCGCCACCTGCACGCAGACAAGCTGCAGGCCATGGTCGACGAAGTGCGCAGCGTGATCCAAACCAGCGCCGCCCGGCACGGCCTCACGTATGAACTGACCCCCACCGCCGACTTCCCGCCCCTGGACTTCAATCCCATCTGTGTGAACGCCGTGCGCGACGGCGCCAGCGCACTGGGCTTGAGCCATATGGATATCGTCAGCGGCGCTGGGCATGACGCGATCTTCGTCGCCGAACTCGGCCCGGCCGGGATGATCTTTGTGCCGTGCGAAGGCGGCATCAGCCATAACGAAATCGAAAACGCCGCGCCGGATGACCTGGCGGCGGGCTGCGCGGTGTTGCTGCGTGCCATGGTCAATGCGGCGCAGGGAGTTGAGCCATGAGCGAGATCGGCCAACTGACAGCGGTGCAACTGCTGCAGCATTTTCGCGACAAGCGCTTGTCGCCGGTGGAAGTCACCGAAGATGCACTGTTGCGTATCGAGCGCTACAACCCGGTGGTGAACGCCTATTGCCATGTGGACCCGGAAGGCGCGTTGAACGCGGCGCGCGCCGCCGAACAGCGCTGGCTCAAGGGCCAGCCCTGCGGCGCGCTGGACGGCGTGCCGGCATCGATCAAGGACCTGACGTTGACGGCCGGCATGCCCACCCGCAAGGGATCGCGCACCACCACCTCCGACGGGCCGTGGGACGTCGACGCGCCGTTCACGGCGTTCATGCGCAAGGCCGGCGCGGTGTTGCTGGGCAAGACCACCACCCCGGAGTTCGGCTGGAAAGGCGTCACCGACAACCCGCTGTACGGCATCACGCGTAACCCCTGGGACACACGCACCACGGCGGGCGGTTCATCCGGCGGCGCCGCTGCGGCGGCGGCGCTGAACCTGGGCGTGCTGCACCAGGGCAGCGACGCGGGCGGCTCGATCCGGATTCCCTGTGCATTCACCGGCACCTTCGGCATCAAGCCGACCTTCGGTTATGTGCCGCAATGGCCGGCAAGCTCCATGACGATTCTGTCGCACCTGGGCCCGATGACGCGCACCGTGGAAGACAGCGTGTTGATGCTGCAGGCCGTGGCGCAGCCGGACGCGCGGGACGGGCTGATCGGTGCACCGAGGGCCACGCCATGGCTGACGCCGGGCACCGACCTGAAAGGATTGCGTATCGCCTACAGCCCCACCTTGGGTTACGTGCAGGTCGACCCTCAAGTGGCCAAGGTGGTCGCCGCCGCCGTCGATGGCCTGGCGCAGTTGGGGGCCCACGTCGAGCAGATCGACCCGGGCTTCAGTGATCCGCTGGAGGTATTCAGCACCTTGTGGGCCGCTGGCGCTGCGCGCTTGACGCGCGGCATGAGCGACGCGCAGAAGCAGCTGCTCGATCCGGGTTTGCTGCGCATTGCACAACAGGGCGAGCGTTTGAGCCTGGATGATTTCAACGCGGCCCTGGAAGCACGTGCGGCGCTGGTGGCCCGGATGGCGGCGTTCCATGAGCATTACGACGTGCTGGTGTCACCGATGATGCCGATCACCGCGTTCGCGGCCGGGCACGACGTACCGCCGGGTTCCGGCCTGCAGGCATGGACGCAATGGACGCCGTTCACCTACCCCTTCAACCTCACCCAGCAACCCGCCGCGTCGGTACCCTGCGGGCTGGCGGCGAATGGTTTGCCGGTGGGGTTGCACGTGGTGGCGGCGCGGTTTGCCGATGAGCAGGTGTTGCGGGTGTGCCAAGCCTATGCAAGGGCGTTCCCCACCGAACACCTGCAAGCCCCGATCACCAGAACACTGTAGATCAAATGTGGGAGGAGGCTTGCCCCCGATAGCAGTGGTTCAGTCAGCTCATCTGTCACTGACCCACCGCCATCGGGAGCAAGCCCCCTCCCACAGTTTCGACCGCATTCCACTACAATGCCCTCCATTCATTCCCGGGGGCTTCATGGACATCGAACTGGCACGCACCTTCCTCGAAATCACCCGCTGCGGCAGCCTGGCCGCGGCGGCGGAGAAACTGCACGTCACCCAGACCGCCATCACCGCACGGGTCAAAAACCTGGAAAACCAGTTGGGCAGTACGCTGTTCGTGCGCAACCGCGCCGGGGCCAGGCTGACCGCCGATGGCGAGGCCTTCGTGGTGTACGCCAACCAGTTGCTGCAAACCTGGGAAGCTGCCCGGCGTGACCTGCCGTTGCCCGATGGCTATCGCAACGTGCTGCATATCGGCGGTGAAGTCAGCCTGTGCAACCCGCTGATGCTCGGCTGGGCCAAGGCGCTGCGCGAGCGGATTCCGGGCCATGCGCTGCGCACGGAAGTGCGTGAAGGCGAGTACCTGCTGCGCCAGCTGGAGTTGGGTGTGCTCGACGCCGCGCTGGTGTTCCAGCCGCAGTACTGGCCGGGGTTGCAGGTGGAGCAGGTGCTGGAAGAAAAACTGATCCTGGTGCAACTGGCGAGCAAGCCCGAGCCCTACGTGTATATCGACTGGGGCCCGGGCTTTCGCCAGCAGCACGACGCCGCCCTGCCCGACCGGGCACGCGCCGCCGTGAGTTTCAACCTGGGGCCGCTGGCGTTGCAGTACATCCTGGAGAACGGCGGCGCCGGTTATTTCCGCACGCGGGTGGTGCAGAGCTACCTGGACAGCGGCGTGATGCAGCGGGTGGCCAAGGCGCCGGAATTCAGCTTCCCGACCTACCTGGTGTACGCGCGGGCGCGGGATTCGGCGGTGCTGCAGCAGGCGCTGACGCTGTTGCGCGAGGTGGTCCGGGCCGAGGGCGACTGGTCGCAACGCTGGGACCCGCTGATTTGAATCACCCTGCGCCTGCGCGCGTGCTAGCCTGCGGGTGTTCCCTTTCGCAGCCTTACCGATGAACAAGAAAAAGTCCGTCACCATCAGCGACATCGCCAAGCGGGTGGGCATGACCACCATCACCGTGTCCCGCGCGCTGAGCAAACCTGACCTGGTCAAGCCCGCCACCCTGGCGCGCATCCTGGAAGTGGCGCGTGAGCTGGACTACGTGCCCAACGCCTTTGCACGCGGGCTCAAGCGCAGTGAAAGCCTGATCATCGGGGTGATCACCGCGTCGGTGGACAACCCGTTCTACAGCGAAATGATCAAGGCGATTTCCCGCGAAGCGAAAAAGCACGGCTACACCATCATGCTGGTGGACACCGATGAACTGGAGGAACTGGAAAGCAAGGCCGTCGATACCCTGCTGGGGTATCGCGTGGCGGGGATCATCCTGTCGCCGGTCTCCGACGAGCCGAGCTACCAGCCCGACTATCTGGAACGCCTGGGCAATGGCAAGACACCGGTGGTGCTGCTTGATCGCACGATTCACGACAGCCCGTTCAGCCGCGTGGTACTCGACAACTACCACAGTGGCATCCAGGCCGCGCACTACCTGCTACGCCAAACCCCGGACCTCAAGCGCCTGCTGGTGCTGACCGGCCCCGAGCATTCGCGCATCACCGTGGAACGCCTCAAGGGCCTGCGCGAAGTACTGGCCGAGCATCCCCAGGTGCAGGTCGAAGTGCAGGCCGGGGACTACACGTTGATGCCGTCCTACCTGCACACCCTCGACTACCTCGCCGCGCACTCGGCGCCGGACGCGATCATGGGCTTCAATCAGTTGATCACCCTCGGCGCCCTGCGCGCCTTGCGCATGCACAACATCGCCCACGACAGCCTGACCATCTGCGGCATCGACCGCCTGCCCTTCGCCGATATTTTCGGCGTGCCGATTGCCTGTGTGGCCCACGACGCCTCGCTGGCCGGCAGCAGCGCGGTGCGCCTGCTGCTCGATCGCTTGCAGGACCCGCACAAGCCACGGGACAAGGTGGTCATCGCCGGGCAACTGGAGAACGGCTAGCGACTGGTGTAGCCGCCATCGATGGGCAGGCTCACACCGCTGATCATGCTTGCGGCATCGCTGAGCAGGAACAGCACGGGCAACGCCACCTCCACGGTCTGCGCAAAACGGCCCAGCGGAATCGCCGCCAGCGCCGGATCGCGCTTGGCCGGATCAGACCAGGCCATGGTCGCCATGGGCGTCAGCGTGACGGTGGGGTTGACGCTGTTGACGCGAATGCCGAAGCGGCCCCATTCAGCGCATTGCACGCGGGTGATCGCATCGAGCGCGGCCTTGGAGGCGCAGTAGCCCAGGTGATCGTCCAGGGCCACCAGCGACGCCTGGCTGGACACGTTGACGATACTGCCGCCCAGGCCGGCCTCGATCATTTTCGCCGCCACGCGACTGGCCACTTGCGCAGCGGCGCGGGCATTGACGTGCATCACTTGGTCGAAGGCCTCGGCGCTGATGGCGGCGGCCGGTTCCAGGCGGGAAATACCGGCGCAGTTGACCAGGCCGTGCAGCGGCGGCAGTTCGTTTAGGGCGGTGTCGAGGGCGCGGCTGTCGGCAATGTCCAGGCACAGAGTGCGGCACCCCAATTGCGCGAGCGCCTGCGCGTCACGCCCCAGGGCAAACACCTCGGCGCCGCTGAGCATGAGCTGGCGAGCGATTTCGCGACCGATCCCACTGCTCGCGCCGGTGACAAGGATGCGTTGGCCGGTGAAGTCAAAGGTGGCATGCATAAATAAAATTCCCGAAACAATGATGATCACTGTGGGAGGGGGGCTTGCCCCCGATGAAGGCGTATCCGCCAATGCAGCTGTGACTGGCCCACCGCCATCGGGGGCAAGCCCCCTCCCACATTTTTGAACTGGGTTGGGTCAGGTGGTTTGCAGGTTGTGCATGATCGACGTTGGCTGCATAAATAAAATTCCCGCAACGATGAAGATCCCCTGTGGGAGGGGGCTTGCCCCCGATGAGGGCATGTCAGCCAACGCAGCTGTGACTGGCCCACCGCCATCGGGGGCAAGCCCCCTCCCACAGGGGTCAGGTGGCCTGCAGGTTGTGCATGATCGGTTTCAGGGCCGGGTAGAGCTTCAGGTATTCGCTGAAGGCGTGATCGTAGATCACGACGTTCTCGCGCTTGGGCTGCGCTCGCAGCGCCAACTGCACCCAAC
Above is a genomic segment from Pseudomonas sp. R5-89-07 containing:
- a CDS encoding LacI family DNA-binding transcriptional regulator yields the protein MNKKKSVTISDIAKRVGMTTITVSRALSKPDLVKPATLARILEVARELDYVPNAFARGLKRSESLIIGVITASVDNPFYSEMIKAISREAKKHGYTIMLVDTDELEELESKAVDTLLGYRVAGIILSPVSDEPSYQPDYLERLGNGKTPVVLLDRTIHDSPFSRVVLDNYHSGIQAAHYLLRQTPDLKRLLVLTGPEHSRITVERLKGLREVLAEHPQVQVEVQAGDYTLMPSYLHTLDYLAAHSAPDAIMGFNQLITLGALRALRMHNIAHDSLTICGIDRLPFADIFGVPIACVAHDASLAGSSAVRLLLDRLQDPHKPRDKVVIAGQLENG
- a CDS encoding LysR family transcriptional regulator, giving the protein MDIELARTFLEITRCGSLAAAAEKLHVTQTAITARVKNLENQLGSTLFVRNRAGARLTADGEAFVVYANQLLQTWEAARRDLPLPDGYRNVLHIGGEVSLCNPLMLGWAKALRERIPGHALRTEVREGEYLLRQLELGVLDAALVFQPQYWPGLQVEQVLEEKLILVQLASKPEPYVYIDWGPGFRQQHDAALPDRARAAVSFNLGPLALQYILENGGAGYFRTRVVQSYLDSGVMQRVAKAPEFSFPTYLVYARARDSAVLQQALTLLREVVRAEGDWSQRWDPLI
- a CDS encoding branched-chain amino acid ABC transporter permease, whose amino-acid sequence is MSEKNPLPFAKTQSRAMLLWVVAVLIGLPLILPSATLATEILIFALAALACNLLLGYTGLLSFGQGIFFGAGAYCAALLMIHLQLGLFSALLGAALTGGLLALLVGALAIRRTGIYFVMLTLAFSQMAYFVAYTLSDWTGGDNGLLSVPRPEIRIGDTVLLSLADARAFYGFVAVLFLLIFIGARRVIASPFGSTLMAIRENETRASAIGYDTRHFKILAFVLSGAVTGIAGALYAMLLHFVPLSNIDLAMSENILIMTIVGGTGSLFGSLLGAGSIVLLGDFLSDLWPRWLMLLGVILILVVIFMRGGLWGGLSTLFERVRGSRKADVVTKEKLL
- a CDS encoding Zn-dependent hydrolase, which codes for MNSFAQPLKSNAPLIDRDRLWQSLMDLAKLGATAKGGVCRLALTDLDRQARDLFVQWCEAAGCSVTVDAIGNIFARRAGRNSALPPVMTGSHIDTQPTGGKFDGCYGVMAGLEVIRTLNDLNIQTEAPIEVVVWTNEEGSRFPPCMMGSGVFAGKFDLQDTLDKQDEHGLSVGAELQRIGYAGSRAVSGHLVGAYFEAHIEQGPVLEDQAITIGVVMGCLGQKWFDLTLTGVEAHAGPTPMHLRKDALVGAAEVVSAVNRIAHQQQPHACGTVGCLSLHPGSRNVIPGQVHMTIDLRHLHADKLQAMVDEVRSVIQTSAARHGLTYELTPTADFPPLDFNPICVNAVRDGASALGLSHMDIVSGAGHDAIFVAELGPAGMIFVPCEGGISHNEIENAAPDDLAAGCAVLLRAMVNAAQGVEP
- a CDS encoding amidase; the protein is MSEIGQLTAVQLLQHFRDKRLSPVEVTEDALLRIERYNPVVNAYCHVDPEGALNAARAAEQRWLKGQPCGALDGVPASIKDLTLTAGMPTRKGSRTTTSDGPWDVDAPFTAFMRKAGAVLLGKTTTPEFGWKGVTDNPLYGITRNPWDTRTTAGGSSGGAAAAAALNLGVLHQGSDAGGSIRIPCAFTGTFGIKPTFGYVPQWPASSMTILSHLGPMTRTVEDSVLMLQAVAQPDARDGLIGAPRATPWLTPGTDLKGLRIAYSPTLGYVQVDPQVAKVVAAAVDGLAQLGAHVEQIDPGFSDPLEVFSTLWAAGAARLTRGMSDAQKQLLDPGLLRIAQQGERLSLDDFNAALEARAALVARMAAFHEHYDVLVSPMMPITAFAAGHDVPPGSGLQAWTQWTPFTYPFNLTQQPAASVPCGLAANGLPVGLHVVAARFADEQVLRVCQAYARAFPTEHLQAPITRTL
- a CDS encoding ABC transporter ATP-binding protein, with the protein product MLIVENIHSYYDKSHVLEGVSLTVNPGELVTLLGRNGAGKTTTLRSILGIICPRQGQIHFNGQALVGQKIFEIARQGLALVPENRGIFRLLSVEENLRIAVRKSSRWQLEDVYAMFPRLKERRRNAGHALSGGEQQMLAIARALLNDPKLLILDEPTEGLAPVIVDELVKILRKVKDDGLPVLLVEQNLMVCDKLADRHYVLEQGRVVYEGSAADFRADPSIKNRYLALSA
- a CDS encoding ABC transporter ATP-binding protein — translated: MSTLLETKNLELAYGAFHAVNGVNLKVEAGTIHTIIGPNGAGKTSLFHCLTGERQATAGAIHFDGKNLMRKPAHGRVGLGMARSFQLTSLFQNLSVRENLRLAAQGRDGARALNFWRRVDSKREHLEMADQVLERLQLTARAETLAGELSHGQQRVLEVGMSICSRPKLLMLDEPTSGMGIDDIPIMTQLISDLGRDHTVLLIEHNMSIVMSISQRITVMSHGQILVEGTPEFVRADERVRTAYLGEAA
- a CDS encoding SDR family oxidoreductase — translated: MHATFDFTGQRILVTGASSGIGREIARQLMLSGAEVFALGRDAQALAQLGCRTLCLDIADSRALDTALNELPPLHGLVNCAGISRLEPAAAISAEAFDQVMHVNARAAAQVASRVAAKMIEAGLGGSIVNVSSQASLVALDDHLGYCASKAALDAITRVQCAEWGRFGIRVNSVNPTVTLTPMATMAWSDPAKRDPALAAIPLGRFAQTVEVALPVLFLLSDAASMISGVSLPIDGGYTSR